The nucleotide sequence TCGTACGACCATCGACCTGGCTCTGGCCTCCGATACCAAGGTGCTGAGTGAAGTGGTTGTGATCGGCTACGGAACTGCCAAGAAGTCCGACTTGACCGGAGCGGTGGGCTCGGTGAAAGAATCGGAATTGCGCGAGCGTCCGGCCCCTTCACTGAACCAGCAATTGGCTGGTCGGTTGCCGGGCGTACAGGTCAACACAAACTCGGGCCGTCCGGGTGGTCGTACTAACGTGCGGATCCGGGGTTTTAGCTCGATCAACTCCTCCAACAACCCGCTATACGTAGTAGACGGTGTGATGCTGCCCCAGGGTAACCTTTCGCAGTACAGCTCCGCCATTGACTACCTCAACCCCAATGACATCGTGTCGGTAGAAGTTTTGAAAGACGCTTCTTCTACGGCCATCTACGGAGCACGGGGCGCCAACGGCGTAATTCTGGTAACGACCAAAAAAGGAAAGGCGGGCGAAAGTTCGGTAACGTATAGCGTAGATTTGAGCGTACCTACCATCGGTCCCAAGCGTCCGCAGGTGTTGAATGCTCAGGAGTACCTCGATACGGAAGATCTGGCCTATACCAACATCGCCAAGTATGATCCCGCGGGCTGGGCTTCGGGCAAATACGCCAACCTCAACCCTATCACTCGGCGCCGGGACTACAATGCCAAATTCCCCGGCGTGTTCCGGGAAGAAAACGGCGTATTTCTCCCAAATTACGATACCAATTGGTTTAAGGAAGCCACCCAGAACCGGGTTTCTCAAAACCACCAACTGGGCTTCAGTGGCGGTAACCAGCGCACTACCTATGCCCTTTCGCTCAACTACCGCGATGAGGAAGGTCTGATCAAAACCACCTACCAGAAGCGCTATGCCGCCCGGTTCAGTATCGATGATCAGGTGAAAAAGTGGATGCGGATTGGCGCTACGCTGAGCTACAACAATCAGAACGAAAACCTCTCGGACATCAACGACGCCGTTTCGCGCCAGATCGTGGAAGACTTCCCCTTCCTGCCCGTAAAATACGCCGATGGCTCCTATGCCAACAACCGCGACTATCCGCAAGCTGAAGGCAGTATGAGCTCGGTACACCGCCTTATGGATCGCAAGTACATCATTGCTACGCAGAACACACTCGGTAGCTTGTACGCCAATCTGACCCTGGCCCCCGGCCTGGAATTACGGTCGGTACTGGGTGCGAATGTCATCACGCAAGAGATTAACCAGTCCAGTACCCGTACCCTATCCATCTCACAGTTTGGTACGGCCGAGAAAGTCAACAACAAATCGGTGTTCTGGTCGTGGGAAAACTACCTGACCTACAACAAGACGTTTAACGGCATCCATGCCTTTACCGGCTTAGCGGGTATATCGTGGCAGGAAACGAACAATACCGGCTTACGTGCCTACATCCAGAACTTTGCCACCGACTACTTCGGCTATGACAACCTGGGTGCGGGAGCTACTAACCCGCAGGTAGGTTCGGGTGCGTCGCGCTTTGCGTTCAACTCGTACTTTGGCCGGATCAATTATAGCCTGAAAGACAAGTACCTGGTGACCGTGACGGGCCGGGCCGATGGCTCTTCCAAGTTCGGAGAGAACCACAAGTTTGCCTTCTTCCCCTCCGGAGCTTTAGCCTGGAAAGTGTCAGAAGAAGATTTCCTGAAAGGCAATCCGGTGATTTCCAACTTGAAACTACGGACCAGCTACGGCGTAACGGGTAACTCCGAGATTCCTCCCTACTCGTCACTTTCGCTGCTTAGCTCCAACTACGCTGCCGTGTATGGCGACACCCGCGTGGGCGGTACGGGTCGCAACCGCCTGGCCAACCCCGATTTGCGCTGGGAGAAAACCGCCCAGACCGACGTGGGTGCCGAAATCAGTTTCCTGAAAGGCCGCATTTCATTTGAAGCCGACTACTATTACCGCAAAACCACCGATATGCTGCTGGATGCCCCGGTACCCCGTACGAGTGGTTATTCTGTAATTCGCAAAAACATCGGGTCTATGCAGAACCAGGGCTTCGAGTTTGCGCTCAACACGGTCAATGTCGAGAGCGGAAGCTTCACCTGGACCTCCAACTTCAATATTTCACTGAACCGCAACAAGGTACTTTCGCTGGCTACGCCTTCGGACATCTTTGGTGTAGGTGGTCCCAACTTCACCAACCAGACCAGCATCATCCGCATTGGCGAACCAGTCGGTTCGTTTTGGGGCTTGATCCGGGAAGGTACCTGGAGCGAGGCTGAGCGCGATGAGGCCGCCCAGTTCCGCAGCTACCGGAATAACCTGACCATGCTGCCCGGTGATATCAAATACAAAGACCTGAACGGCGACAAGGCTATCACCGATGCCGACCGTACCATCATTGGTAATGGTAGCCCCAAGGGCTGGGGTTCGTTCATGAACACGGTTCGCTTTGGCAACTTCGACCTGATGCTCGATCTGCAATTCACCTACGGCAACGACGTATTGGACCTTACGTTGCACCCCAGCGAAGACCGTCAGGCCATTGCCAACAGCTACAAGACTGTGCTGGATGCCTGGACGCCCACCAACCAGGATACGCCCGTTGCTGAAATCCGGGAAACGCGCGCGGGCTACGTGACCAATGTGGATTCACACTGGGTATTCGATGGCTCATTCCTGCGGGGACGTAACCTGCTGCTGGGCTACAACGTACCCGCTGACCTGACCAGCAAACTGAAGATGAGCAAAATCCGCCTGTATGTTTCGGCGCAGAACTTCTTCCTGCTGACCAAGTACCCCCACGGCGATCCCGAAGTGACGCCTACAAACGGCGATGCAGCAAGCAATGTGTTCTCACAGGGTATTATCTGGCACGGCTATCCCAAACCTACCATTTACATGGGCGGTATCCAGGTGGCGTTTTAAGTGTTAAAGTTTAGTAATTGATCCAATAAGTTATAGACAAATATGAAACGATATAATTTTAAGAAAACAGCGAAAATACTCCTGTGCGGATTTGTGCTGCTGGGGCCGACAGCCTGCAAGGACTTTCTGGAAGAGCAAGATCCGGCTAACCTGACTCCCGAGAGTTTCTATACCATTCCTGACCACGCCGAAGCCGCCATCGCAGCCGCCTACGCCGAAATGCGTTTCTACGGCGATGGCTCCGGGATTTTCTCGTCCAACTGGCAGATGCTAGAAGCTGTAACGGGTACTTCCACGACCGAAACCGCCCAGAATTCGGACTTGAACAACCTGTATTCGCTCTCGTACGACGGTAACACGCAGCACCCGATCAATTTCTGGAATGGCCTGTACCGGGTGATCGCCAACGCCAACCTGGTGCTGGAAAAGGTACCCCCTATCACCCCCATGCCCGAAGCACAGAAAACCAAAATTCTGGGGGAAGCCCGCTTCCTCCGCGCCTGGTCGTATTTCTACCTGGTACGGTTGTGGGGTGATGTACCCATCATCACCATGCCACAAACGGCTTCTTCCGAGAACTTCTATCCTGCCCGTGCGCCCCAGGAAGAGGTGTATCAGCTTATCGTAGACGACTTGAAAGTAGCCGAGGCAGCTGGCTTACCCTGGATGGACGTAACGGGTCGGGCCAACCTGGCCGCGGCCAAATCGCTACTCGCTAAGGTGTACCTGACGATGGCCGGATTCCCATTGAGCAAGGGGGCTACCCATTACAAGTTAGCTGCCGATAAGGCCAAGGAAGTGATCGACTACGCCAATGCCAACCCGACCACGATCAACCTGTTCCCGAATTATAAGGATGTACACAACGAAACCCTCAAAAACCGGCTGGAGCATATTTTCATGATTCAGTACAACTCCACGGTTGCGGGTAATCCGATGGACAACTTCTACCCTAACTTTAAGCCCGTCACCTATTCGGGCCCGGGAGGTACGGGTAGTTCGGTACCTACACGGTCGTTCTATGATTCGTATGAAACGGGCGACCGCCGCACCAAGGATCAGGAGGGATGGTTTTATACCACCTACTTCACCAATGGCAACGGCGCGCGCTTCGACCTGGGTGCTCCCTATGTCTTCAAGCACTTCAACTTCATTGCCAATGGCACCGAAGGCCTGGCTGGTACCCGGAATAACAATCTCAATGTACCCCTTATCCGTTACGCCGAGGTGCTATTGATTTTTGCCGAAGCCCAAAACGAGGTGACGGGCCCCACCCAGGAAGCTTATGATGCCTACAAGCGTATTCGCGACCGCGCTACTCTGACCACTCCCGCTCTGGGTACCTTCGACAAGGCATCTTTCCGGGAAGCGGTTTGGCGCGAGCGCTGGTACGAACTGGCCTACGAAGGCAAAACCTGGTTCGACATGGTGCGCCTGCGCAAGGTATTCAATGAAAAAACCAAAAAGTTTGACGATTTTGTGGGTCACGTAAACCTGAACACGAATGTACCCCTGGCCGAGAAACACCTGTTGTTCCCGCTGGGCATTCAGGAGATGCTCAATAATCCGAATCTGAAGCCGCAGAACCCTGGCTACAACTAATCAGATTGCTTGATTAACCAAAAGCGCCGCCTTCCCGAATCGGGAAGGCGGCGCTTTTGGTTAACAACATATGCATATGGTCGATCGAACCAGCCTACCAGTTCGATACGCCGACGGCCATTTCTTTCCCCTCCTGATCAAGCAGCCA is from Salmonirosea aquatica and encodes:
- a CDS encoding SusC/RagA family TonB-linked outer membrane protein, giving the protein MKHNSSLKTGICQSRRNPLLRVRLLILMAVIISCFTVQAHTVSTPDFGATTAPFADKTVKGRVTDVANGQGLPGVNVVVKGTSVGTTTDERGDYSISVPENSSVLVFSFVGYLSQEVPVGNRTTIDLALASDTKVLSEVVVIGYGTAKKSDLTGAVGSVKESELRERPAPSLNQQLAGRLPGVQVNTNSGRPGGRTNVRIRGFSSINSSNNPLYVVDGVMLPQGNLSQYSSAIDYLNPNDIVSVEVLKDASSTAIYGARGANGVILVTTKKGKAGESSVTYSVDLSVPTIGPKRPQVLNAQEYLDTEDLAYTNIAKYDPAGWASGKYANLNPITRRRDYNAKFPGVFREENGVFLPNYDTNWFKEATQNRVSQNHQLGFSGGNQRTTYALSLNYRDEEGLIKTTYQKRYAARFSIDDQVKKWMRIGATLSYNNQNENLSDINDAVSRQIVEDFPFLPVKYADGSYANNRDYPQAEGSMSSVHRLMDRKYIIATQNTLGSLYANLTLAPGLELRSVLGANVITQEINQSSTRTLSISQFGTAEKVNNKSVFWSWENYLTYNKTFNGIHAFTGLAGISWQETNNTGLRAYIQNFATDYFGYDNLGAGATNPQVGSGASRFAFNSYFGRINYSLKDKYLVTVTGRADGSSKFGENHKFAFFPSGALAWKVSEEDFLKGNPVISNLKLRTSYGVTGNSEIPPYSSLSLLSSNYAAVYGDTRVGGTGRNRLANPDLRWEKTAQTDVGAEISFLKGRISFEADYYYRKTTDMLLDAPVPRTSGYSVIRKNIGSMQNQGFEFALNTVNVESGSFTWTSNFNISLNRNKVLSLATPSDIFGVGGPNFTNQTSIIRIGEPVGSFWGLIREGTWSEAERDEAAQFRSYRNNLTMLPGDIKYKDLNGDKAITDADRTIIGNGSPKGWGSFMNTVRFGNFDLMLDLQFTYGNDVLDLTLHPSEDRQAIANSYKTVLDAWTPTNQDTPVAEIRETRAGYVTNVDSHWVFDGSFLRGRNLLLGYNVPADLTSKLKMSKIRLYVSAQNFFLLTKYPHGDPEVTPTNGDAASNVFSQGIIWHGYPKPTIYMGGIQVAF
- a CDS encoding RagB/SusD family nutrient uptake outer membrane protein, producing MKRYNFKKTAKILLCGFVLLGPTACKDFLEEQDPANLTPESFYTIPDHAEAAIAAAYAEMRFYGDGSGIFSSNWQMLEAVTGTSTTETAQNSDLNNLYSLSYDGNTQHPINFWNGLYRVIANANLVLEKVPPITPMPEAQKTKILGEARFLRAWSYFYLVRLWGDVPIITMPQTASSENFYPARAPQEEVYQLIVDDLKVAEAAGLPWMDVTGRANLAAAKSLLAKVYLTMAGFPLSKGATHYKLAADKAKEVIDYANANPTTINLFPNYKDVHNETLKNRLEHIFMIQYNSTVAGNPMDNFYPNFKPVTYSGPGGTGSSVPTRSFYDSYETGDRRTKDQEGWFYTTYFTNGNGARFDLGAPYVFKHFNFIANGTEGLAGTRNNNLNVPLIRYAEVLLIFAEAQNEVTGPTQEAYDAYKRIRDRATLTTPALGTFDKASFREAVWRERWYELAYEGKTWFDMVRLRKVFNEKTKKFDDFVGHVNLNTNVPLAEKHLLFPLGIQEMLNNPNLKPQNPGYN